The following coding sequences lie in one Lysobacter capsici genomic window:
- a CDS encoding LysE family translocator, which produces MFDTATLTAYLIAAAVLVFIPGPGTAWIIAQSAAGGTARGVQAAFGLETATLIHALAAGLGLSALLATSALAFEVLKYAGAAYLIWLGIKAWRSAPAPADAAAEPIAEAVPAARVSARHVYLRSVVTGVLNPKVALFFLAFLPQFVHPERGMVWLQFLVLGALLSMIGMLNSLILSFAVGRFGRRFAAGGGRWKERLTGSVFIALGLRLAVQQRG; this is translated from the coding sequence ATGTTCGACACCGCCACCCTTACCGCCTACCTGATCGCCGCCGCCGTGCTGGTGTTCATTCCCGGCCCCGGCACCGCCTGGATCATCGCCCAGAGCGCGGCCGGCGGGACCGCGCGCGGGGTGCAGGCGGCGTTCGGGCTGGAAACGGCGACGCTGATCCACGCGCTCGCCGCCGGGCTCGGGTTGTCGGCCTTGCTGGCGACCTCGGCGCTGGCCTTCGAAGTGCTCAAGTACGCCGGTGCGGCGTATCTGATCTGGCTCGGGATCAAGGCCTGGCGCAGCGCGCCGGCGCCGGCCGACGCGGCGGCCGAGCCCATCGCCGAAGCCGTGCCGGCAGCGCGCGTGTCGGCCCGCCATGTCTATCTGCGCTCGGTCGTCACCGGCGTGCTCAATCCCAAGGTCGCCTTGTTCTTCCTCGCTTTCCTGCCGCAGTTCGTGCATCCCGAGCGCGGCATGGTGTGGCTGCAGTTCCTGGTGCTCGGCGCCTTGCTGTCGATGATCGGCATGCTCAACAGCCTGATCCTGAGCTTCGCGGTCGGCCGCTTCGGCCGCCGTTTCGCCGCCGGTGGCGGCCGCTGGAAGGAGCGCCTGACCGGCAGCGTGTTCATCGCCCTGGGCCTGCGTCTTGCGGTGCAGCAGCGCGGCTGA
- a CDS encoding tellurite resistance TerB family protein: MKTHGFLDQLLKTAQNSLGAGGLDGLLGGGKPPVRYQGEERKEEKRGLLNADFGKGALTGGALGLLLGNKKLRKHAGKIALYGGVAAVGVLAYKAYGDYRRQQGDSAAEPQTVDRLPPPQAELHSQAILKALVAASKADGHIDAREREVIEGEFTRIDGDPELRRWLHDELEKPLDPAEVARAATTPEIGAEMYLASLLATDDQTYMERAYLDELARQLKIDDALKARLEQQLRDAQA, translated from the coding sequence ATGAAGACTCACGGCTTTCTCGACCAGTTGTTGAAGACCGCGCAGAACAGCCTCGGCGCGGGCGGGCTGGACGGCCTGCTCGGCGGCGGCAAGCCGCCGGTGCGTTATCAGGGCGAGGAGAGGAAAGAGGAAAAGCGCGGCCTGCTCAATGCCGACTTCGGCAAGGGCGCGCTGACCGGCGGCGCCCTGGGCCTGCTGCTGGGCAACAAGAAGCTGCGCAAGCACGCCGGCAAGATCGCCTTGTACGGCGGCGTCGCCGCGGTCGGCGTGCTGGCCTACAAGGCCTATGGCGACTACCGCCGCCAGCAGGGCGACAGCGCGGCCGAGCCGCAGACCGTCGATCGCCTGCCGCCGCCGCAGGCCGAGCTGCACAGCCAGGCCATTCTCAAGGCGCTGGTCGCCGCCTCCAAGGCCGACGGCCACATCGACGCGCGCGAACGCGAAGTGATCGAGGGCGAGTTCACCCGCATCGACGGCGATCCGGAACTGCGCCGCTGGCTGCACGACGAACTGGAAAAGCCGCTGGACCCGGCCGAAGTCGCGCGCGCGGCGACCACTCCGGAGATCGGCGCGGAAATGTACCTGGCCAGCCTGCTGGCGACCGACGATCAGACCTACATGGAACGCGCGTATCTGGATGAACTGGCGCGTCAGCTCAAGATCGACGATGCCTTGAAGGCGCGTCTGGAACAGCAGTTGCGCGACGCGCAGGCCTGA
- a CDS encoding thioredoxin family protein produces MTETTHPRFFWQFPMKLVREARLDEFLPDDGHLRILFLWGKDCPNCDVAKGQMLLAQERFSWPDVEWLHDNVYEDPAMGTRFGLHGIPAFLVFRGSKKLGRIGQWPGTEAFVSAIEKIQSQSPASA; encoded by the coding sequence GTGACCGAGACCACCCACCCGCGGTTCTTCTGGCAGTTTCCGATGAAGCTGGTGCGCGAGGCGCGCCTGGACGAATTCCTGCCCGACGACGGCCACCTGCGCATCTTGTTCCTGTGGGGCAAGGACTGTCCGAACTGCGATGTCGCCAAGGGCCAGATGTTGCTCGCGCAGGAGCGCTTCAGCTGGCCGGACGTGGAGTGGCTGCACGACAACGTCTACGAAGATCCGGCGATGGGCACGCGTTTCGGCTTGCACGGCATTCCGGCGTTCCTGGTGTTCCGCGGCAGCAAGAAGCTCGGGCGGATCGGTCAGTGGCCCGGCACCGAGGCGTTCGTGTCGGCGATCGAGAAGATCCAGAGTCAGTCGCCGGCGTCGGCCTGA